From Sardina pilchardus chromosome 9, fSarPil1.1, whole genome shotgun sequence, a single genomic window includes:
- the LOC134092835 gene encoding inositol hexakisphosphate kinase 2-like, with amino-acid sequence MSPAIEAMQQAEQQHYLGKGVLLEPFVHQVGGHSCVLRFGEQTICKPLIPREHQFYKSLPAAMRKFTPQYRGEVSVSFEEDEEGNLCLIAYPLHSEVSDLENVIPSVDLEPKNKIKWANKMLLDNDGYGKDRARNSRKDKDKSLKREEEWLKQAEVLYYTLERSNAVPQLKHNPWSLKCHQQHLQRMKENAKHRNQYKFILLENLTWRHKVPCVLDLKMGTRQHGDDASEEKKAMQIRKCQQSTSASIGVRLCGMQVYQSGVGQLMFMNKYQGRKLTLPGFKEALYQFFHDGQRLRGELLSPVLRRLREMQAALEDCESYRFYSSSLLIIYDGEPPRSRRADEDGLSDQDDEDDEDDEDEEDDEDEEDEEEEAVEEGAFGFPHSGAVAGGSGSSCNGSSEGSLNGGSSNSSTSSSSSGGGSGGSSAVPRRVARGSQEPNVDVRMIDFAHTTCRHYGEDSVVHEGQDSGYIFGLQNLITIISQLEDHGTD; translated from the exons ATGAGTCCAGCGATCGAGGCGATGCAGCAGGCAGAGCAGCAGCATTATCTGGGCAAAGGGGTTCTGCTTGAACCCTTCGTGCACCAGGTGGGGGGCCACTCGTGTGTGCTCCGTTTCGGGGAGCAGACTATCTGCAAACCCCTCATCCCCCGTGAACACCAGTTCTACAAGAGCCTTCCCGCAGCCATGCGGAAGTTCACCCCACAATACAGAG gtGAGGTTTCTGTGAGTTTCGAAGAAGACGAGGAGGGAAACCTGTGTCTCATCGCCTACCCCCTGCACAGCGAGGTTAGCGACCTGGAGAACGTGATCCCCTCCGTCGACCTGGAGCCCAAGAACAAAATCAAGTGGGCCAACAAGATGCTACTAGACAACGACGGCTACGGAAAGGACCGGGCCAGGAACTCGCgcaaggacaaagacaagag TCTGAAGCGTGAGGAGGAGTGGTTGAAGCAGGCCGAGGTGCTCTACTACACCCTGGAGAGGAGCAACGCCGTCCCCCAGCTCAAGCACAACCCCTGGAGCCTCAAGTGCCACCAGCAGCACCTGCAGAGGATGAAGGAGAACGCCAAGCACCGCAACCAATACA AATTCATCCTGTTGGAGAACCTGACGTGGAGGCATAAAGTGCCCTGCGTGCTGGACCTGAAGATGGGCACGCGCCAGCATGGAGACGACGCCTCCGAGGAGAAGAAGGCCATGCAGATCCGCAAGTGCCAGCAGAGCACATCGGCCAGCATCGGCGTCCGCCTGTGTGGCATGCAG GTATACCAGTCAGGCGTGGGGCAGCTAATGTTCATGAACAAATACCAGGGACGCAAGCTGACGCTCCCGGGCTTCAAGGAGGCGCTCTACCAGTTCTTCCACGACGGCCAGCGGTTGCGGGGCGAGCTGCTGTCGCCGGTGCTGCGGCGCCTGCGCGAGATGCAGGCGGCGCTGGAGGACTGCGAGTCCTACCGCTTCTACTCGTCGTCGCTGCTCATCATCTACGACGGCGAGCCGCCGCGCTCCCGCCGGGCCGACGAGGACGGCCTCTCGGACCAGGACGACGAAGACGACGAGgacgatgaggatgaggaggacgatgaggatgaggaggacgaggaggaagaggcggtGGAGGAAGGGGCGTTCGGGTTCCCCCACAGCGGGGCTGTGGCCGGGGGAAGCGGCAGCAGCTGTAACGGCAGCAGCGAGGGCAGCCTGAACGGGGGCAGCAgtaacagcagcaccagcagtagcagcagcggcgggggcagcggcggcagcTCGGCGGTGCCTCGTCGGGTGGCGCGGGGCTCGCAGGAGCCCAACGTGGACGTGCGCATGATTGACTTTGCCCACACCACGTGTCGGCACTACGGCGAGGACAGCGTGGTGCACGAGGGTCAGGACAGTGGCTACATTTTCGGCCTGCAGAAcctcatcaccatcatctcCCAGCTGGAGGACCATGGCACAGACTGA
- the chchd4a gene encoding mitochondrial intermembrane space import and assembly protein 40 isoform X2 produces MSYCRQEGKDKIIFVTKEDHEAPSNAELVADDPNDPYEDHGLILPNGDINWNCPCLGGMASGPCGQQFKEAFSCFHYSSEEVKGSECVENFRSMQECMQRYPELYPQDDDSEPPKETDAAAAPTATDETAPVSDKDSASAGPAESSPTSEEPTPTASPPKS; encoded by the exons ATGTCATATTGCAGGCAAGAGG GCAAAGACAAAATCATCTTCGTGACTAAGGAGGACCATGAAGCCCCCAGCAATGCCGAGCTAGTAGCAGATGACCCCAATGACCCTTACGAAGATCACG GCCTGATCCTACCAAATGGGGACATCAACTGGAACTGCCCTTGCCTGGGTGGTATGGCCAGTGGACCCTGTGGTCAGCAGTTCAAAGAAGCCTTCTCTTGTTTCCACTACAGCTCAGAGGAAGTGAAGGGCTCAGAGTGTGTGGAAAACTTCCGAAGCATGCAAGAATGCATGCAGAGGTACCCAGAGTTGTACCCTCAAGATGATGACAGTGAACCCCCCAAAGAgacagatgctgctgctgccccaaCAGCGACAGATGAAACTGCCCCCGTCAGTGACAAAGACTCTGCCTCTGCTGGCCCGGCAGAATCCTCACCCACTTCGGAAGAACCAACACCCACAGCCAGCCCGCCCAAAAGTTAA
- the sec61a1a gene encoding protein transport protein Sec61 subunit alpha-like 1, whose amino-acid sequence MAIKFLEVIKPFCAVLPEIQKPERKIQFREKVLWTAITLFIFLVCCQIPLFGIMSSDSADPFYWMRVILASNRGTLMELGISPIVTSGLIMQLLAGAKIIEVGDTPKDRALFNGAQKLFGMIITIGQAIVYVMTGMYGDPSEMGAGICLLIIIQLFVAGLIVLLLDELLQKGYGLGSGISLFIATNICETIVWKAFSPTTVNTGRGTEFEGAIIALFHLLATRNDKVRALREAFYRQNLPNLMNLIATVFVFAVVIYFQGFRVDLPIKSARYRGQYNTYPIKLFYTSNIPIILQSALVSNLYVISQMLSTRFSGNFLVNLLGTWSDTSSGGPARAYPVGGLCYYLSPPESFGSVLDDPVHAVIYIVFMLGSCAFFSKTWIEVSGSSAKDVAKQLKEQQMVMRGHRETSMVHELNRYIPTAAAFGGLCIGGLSVMADFLGAIGSGTGILLAVTIIYQYFEIFVKEQSEVGSMGALLF is encoded by the exons ATGGCTA TTAAATTTCTGGAGGTAATAAAACCGTTTTGTGCGGTTCTGCCTGAGATCCAAAAACCAGAACGAAAG ATTCAATTTAGGGAGAAGGTACTATGGACAGCAATAACACTCTTCATTTTCCTGGTGTGCTGCCAG ATTCCACTCTTTGGCATCATGTCATCCGACTCTGCCGATCCTTTCTACTGGATGAGAGTAATTCTGGCTTCCAACAGAG GCACACTAATGGAGCTGGGTATCTCGCCCATTGTCACCTCCGGCCTCATCATGCAGCTGCTGGCTGGCGCTAAGATCATTGAGGTTGGCGACACCCCCAAGGACAGGGCGCTCTTCAATGGTGCTCAGAAAC TGTTCGGTATGATCATCACCATTGGCCAGGCTATCGTGTATGTAATGACTGGGATGTATGGAGACCCCTCTGAGATGGGCGCTGGTATCTGCTTGCTGATaatcattcag CTGTTTGTGGCAGGACTCATCGTTCTTCTGCTGGACGAGCTGCTTCAAAAGGGCTACGGACTTGGCTCTggtatctctctcttcatcgcCACCAACATCTGCGAGACCATCGTTTGGAAAGCCTTCAGCCCCACCACCGTCAATACCGGCAGAG GAACTGAGTTCGAGGGAGCCATCATTGCCCTGTTCCATCTTTTGGCCACGCGTAATGACAAAGTGCGTGCACTCAGAGAAGCCTTCTACCGCCAGAACCTGCCCAACCTCATGAACCTCATCGCCACCGTTTTCGTGTTTGCTGTGGTGATATACTTCCAG ggCTTCAGAGTCGATCTGCCCATCAAGTCTGCCCGTTATCGTGGCCAGTACAACACCTATCCCATCAAGCTTTTCTACACCTCCAACATTCCCATCATCCTGCAGTCTGCCCTTGTGTCCAACCTCTACGTTATCTCTCAGATGCTCTCTACCCGCTTCAGTGGAAACTTCCTGGTTAACTTGCTTGGAACGTGGTCT GACACCTCTAGTGGAGGACCTGCACGAGCCTATCCAGTTGGTGGTCTGTGCTACTACCTTTCTCCGCCAGAGTCATTTGGTTCTGTTCTGGATGACCCTGTCCACGCGGTTATCTACATCGTCTTCATGCTGGGATCCTGCGCCTTCTTCTCTAAGACCTGGATTGAGGTTTCTGGATCATCTGCTAAAGAT GTGGCCAAACAGTTGAAGGAACAGCAGATGGTGATGAGGGGACATAGAGAGACATCTATGGTCCACGAGCTCAACAG GTACATCCCCACAGCTGCTGCATTTGGTGGCCTCTGTATCGGCGGGCTGTCAGTAATGGCTGACTTCCTTGGAGCAATTGGTTCTGGAACTGGAATATTACTGGCTGTCACCATCATCTACCAGTACTTCGAAATCTTTGTCAAGGAACAGAGTGAAGTTGGCAGCATGGGAGCGTTGCTCTTCTAA
- the chchd4a gene encoding mitochondrial intermembrane space import and assembly protein 40 isoform X1 — translation MSYCRQEEFLDNTADVSGKDKIIFVTKEDHEAPSNAELVADDPNDPYEDHGLILPNGDINWNCPCLGGMASGPCGQQFKEAFSCFHYSSEEVKGSECVENFRSMQECMQRYPELYPQDDDSEPPKETDAAAAPTATDETAPVSDKDSASAGPAESSPTSEEPTPTASPPKS, via the exons ATGTCATATTGCAGGCAAGAGG AATTTCTTGACAACACTGCTGATGTCTCAGGCAAAGACAAAATCATCTTCGTGACTAAGGAGGACCATGAAGCCCCCAGCAATGCCGAGCTAGTAGCAGATGACCCCAATGACCCTTACGAAGATCACG GCCTGATCCTACCAAATGGGGACATCAACTGGAACTGCCCTTGCCTGGGTGGTATGGCCAGTGGACCCTGTGGTCAGCAGTTCAAAGAAGCCTTCTCTTGTTTCCACTACAGCTCAGAGGAAGTGAAGGGCTCAGAGTGTGTGGAAAACTTCCGAAGCATGCAAGAATGCATGCAGAGGTACCCAGAGTTGTACCCTCAAGATGATGACAGTGAACCCCCCAAAGAgacagatgctgctgctgccccaaCAGCGACAGATGAAACTGCCCCCGTCAGTGACAAAGACTCTGCCTCTGCTGGCCCGGCAGAATCCTCACCCACTTCGGAAGAACCAACACCCACAGCCAGCCCGCCCAAAAGTTAA